Proteins encoded in a region of the Salinicoccus sp. RF5 genome:
- a CDS encoding DUF1002 domain-containing protein: MTKKILLLAMMLVLLLPVPAQAASEWEEAVTVYGAALESDQQLLDATREILGTEENDKIEYVYSEDVQQYIGKDYSNDVLKSSIRIIQESEGHGLDITVDESMGDITEITEETYKNALLTSGITDAEVVIGAAEDVTGESALSGIYKAYESQGEAIDTERTQNSQEELETISGISEENSNVEGFSQEQLNKMITDIKIEVINQGGDLTEQEIRDIVDEQMAANGLDGLLSQDQIDRIVVIIIQIQDSGIFQSEEAERLKDSAQNLLDQITSSEAFQNAADQAEEIGQDIQESSAWESFKKAASDFFSSIVSFFRSLFN; encoded by the coding sequence ATGACTAAAAAAATATTACTTTTGGCAATGATGCTCGTGCTGCTGTTGCCCGTTCCGGCCCAGGCGGCTTCGGAATGGGAGGAAGCGGTCACAGTTTATGGCGCAGCGCTTGAGAGCGACCAGCAGCTGCTTGATGCGACACGTGAAATACTCGGCACCGAGGAGAACGACAAAATCGAATATGTCTACAGCGAGGATGTACAGCAGTACATCGGCAAGGACTACAGCAATGACGTGCTCAAATCGAGCATCCGCATCATACAGGAATCTGAAGGCCATGGCCTTGACATCACCGTGGATGAGAGCATGGGGGACATCACAGAAATTACAGAGGAGACATACAAGAATGCACTGCTGACTTCCGGCATCACCGATGCGGAAGTGGTCATCGGGGCAGCCGAGGATGTCACCGGTGAAAGTGCCCTCTCCGGCATCTACAAAGCGTACGAATCACAGGGGGAGGCTATAGATACCGAACGTACACAGAACTCCCAAGAGGAACTTGAGACGATCTCCGGCATCTCCGAGGAGAACAGCAATGTCGAAGGGTTCTCCCAGGAGCAGCTGAACAAGATGATCACCGACATCAAAATTGAAGTCATCAACCAGGGCGGCGACCTGACGGAGCAGGAGATCAGGGATATCGTCGATGAGCAGATGGCGGCCAACGGCCTCGACGGCCTGCTGTCACAGGATCAGATCGACAGGATCGTCGTCATCATCATCCAGATACAGGACTCCGGCATCTTCCAGAGCGAGGAGGCCGAACGGCTGAAGGACAGCGCCCAGAACCTCCTCGATCAGATCACTTCGAGTGAAGCATTCCAGAATGCAGCCGATCAGGCTGAGGAGATTGGACAGGATATACAGGAATCGAGCGCCTGGGAATCATTCAAGAAGGCGGCATCCGATTTCTTCTCAAGCATCGTCTCCTTCTTCAGATCACTCTTCAACTAG
- a CDS encoding sodium:alanine symporter family protein, with protein MGFEGIVPDWFKSFVDIGNTLLWGDFLIGLLILAGLYFSISSRFVQFRWFKEMFKVITEKAETLPDGKKGIAPFQAFAISAASRVGTGNIAGVATAIVLGGPGAIFWMWLIAFFGAATAFFESTLAQVYKVKDEEGGFRGGPAYYMEKGLNQRWLGLFFAVLITITFAFVFNGLQANTIAHAYQEAFNLDRWVVGLVIAIFTAIVIFGGARTIAKVTGYIVPVMAVIYLLVVFVILIINYDQIIPMLTAIVTNAFGIREVFGGALGAAILNGFQRGLFSNEAGMGSAPNAAASAAVSHPVKQGLIQALGVFFDTMIVCTATAILILMYTDLSYGADALQGIQVTQAAMSEQIGSFGATFIAIVILLFAYSSILGNYFYGQSNLNYIKENRVVLLIFKVLVVVMVFIGAVMDLETAWATADMFMALMAVTNLVAVFGLSHIVWQVAADYKAQLKTGVNPVFQTNNIKADLSEVDEWGENRYAYRNEERP; from the coding sequence ATGGGATTTGAAGGAATTGTTCCAGATTGGTTCAAAAGTTTTGTGGACATAGGAAACACCCTGTTGTGGGGAGACTTCCTCATCGGGCTGCTTATTCTTGCAGGTCTTTATTTTTCCATCAGCTCGAGGTTCGTCCAGTTCAGATGGTTCAAAGAGATGTTCAAGGTAATTACGGAAAAGGCCGAGACGCTGCCTGACGGCAAGAAAGGGATCGCCCCTTTCCAGGCGTTTGCAATCAGTGCCGCTTCACGCGTCGGCACCGGCAACATCGCAGGTGTAGCGACGGCCATCGTGCTCGGCGGTCCCGGCGCGATATTCTGGATGTGGCTGATCGCGTTCTTCGGTGCAGCGACCGCATTCTTCGAATCCACGCTTGCACAGGTATATAAAGTGAAGGATGAGGAGGGCGGTTTCCGTGGGGGCCCGGCCTACTACATGGAGAAGGGCCTCAACCAGAGATGGCTCGGACTGTTCTTCGCGGTGCTGATCACAATCACATTCGCATTCGTCTTCAACGGGCTGCAGGCGAACACCATCGCCCATGCCTATCAAGAGGCATTCAACCTCGACAGGTGGGTGGTCGGACTCGTCATCGCAATCTTCACGGCCATCGTCATCTTCGGCGGGGCCCGGACCATTGCGAAAGTTACAGGCTACATCGTCCCGGTCATGGCGGTCATCTATCTGCTGGTCGTCTTCGTGATCCTCATCATCAACTACGACCAGATCATTCCGATGCTGACGGCCATCGTCACAAACGCGTTCGGCATCCGGGAAGTCTTTGGTGGTGCACTCGGTGCAGCGATACTGAACGGCTTCCAGCGGGGGCTGTTCTCGAATGAAGCGGGTATGGGTTCTGCACCCAATGCCGCCGCATCCGCTGCGGTCAGCCACCCTGTCAAGCAGGGGCTGATCCAGGCGCTCGGCGTGTTCTTCGATACGATGATCGTCTGTACGGCAACGGCCATCCTGATCCTGATGTATACGGATCTGAGCTATGGAGCAGACGCACTCCAGGGCATCCAGGTGACACAGGCGGCGATGTCGGAGCAGATCGGCTCCTTCGGGGCGACCTTCATCGCGATCGTCATCCTGCTCTTCGCCTACAGTTCCATCCTCGGGAACTACTTCTACGGTCAGAGCAACCTGAACTACATCAAGGAGAACCGGGTGGTTCTGCTTATATTCAAGGTGCTTGTCGTCGTCATGGTCTTCATCGGTGCGGTGATGGACCTTGAGACGGCCTGGGCGACAGCGGACATGTTCATGGCACTCATGGCGGTGACCAACCTTGTCGCGGTATTCGGACTGAGCCATATCGTCTGGCAGGTTGCAGCCGACTATAAGGCGCAGCTGAAAACGGGTGTGAATCCCGTCTTCCAGACGAACAACATCAAAGCCGACCTTTCGGAAGTCGATGAATGGGGCGAGAACCGCTACGCCTATCGCAATGAAGAAAGGCCATAA